Genomic DNA from Electrophorus electricus isolate fEleEle1 chromosome 23, fEleEle1.pri, whole genome shotgun sequence:
ctaACAACTGATCTACAATATAAGATAAATACATTGTGGCTAGGTTTCAACATAAGAGTATAAAGGTTGTTCTGTACAAGCTGGTACAAAATAACAGTTTGTTCAAAGTAAAGTTGACAGTTTAAAGAGACTGGAaaaacatcccccccccccccatcagagGGAGGTAGACAGTATTGTGCCCTGACCCTTTTGAGGCCACATGAATGGGCTACCACAATGTTCAAAGAATGAAGTGGCGTCAAACAAAGACTGTTATTCGGTTTGCCAGGTTCGTCGAGCTAGAGAATAGTGCCATGTAACATTCTACTGAGAATGAATTTCAGCCTAGGTTCAGTTACCATTTTATGGAGTCAGTCCTCAACTCTCTAGCTAGAGCATCTACCAGTAGCACAGTAGGCATGTTCCCTCTGACTGCTGCTCTAGGTTCCACAGTCTCAGTTAGCCTTCACCTGCTGAGTCTGTATCTCCAGTTATCCCAGGGTTATCTTACAGCTAGTCTTAGGGATAATTTTAGTTTAAGGCTGGGGTCAGGTTAGAGTcagctaggctaggctaggtttatgatttgtgttttcttgatgttagggttaggtcagGTATATTTAGTTTAGGATCAGAGTTAATGAAACTATCATTACTGCAAGCAAACCCTTTCTACATACAGTGCAATACAGTTAATGATCAAAGGGGGAAAAAGGTAAACtgaacaaaaagagagaaataattattaatttgtaaTAGGTTTTTTTAGGTTAAGTTCAGCTTCACATTCCAGGACAAATAAAGTTTCCACCATATCTGTGAAAACATCCCTCATTACTGAGGAACATCAGTTATTCTGTTTTTCATGCAGTTCACACAGGGCACTGTcatagtaaaacaaacaaagaaataaataaaacttgacTTTCAGATTAAAATTATGTAGTATGGTAAAGGTATAGTATCATGCCTGAAGATATtttttatgatatatatatCTGAAGTTTGCAATCAAGTTATAACAGACATGATGGACTTCCAAAACAGCTGTATCACACTTGACAAAGGCTATGAAAAAGGTTAGCATTGAGGTAATGGTTAGAGTTTTGGCAAGCACTAAGGGCTATGGTTACAAATTGTAGAGGATATTGAAACAGTAACaactgtaatctgtaatacGGCCTTCTTTCAAGGCCCCTGCTCTGGATCAAATGTGGCAATTTCAGGAACATTGCATTCTGTTTTAGAGAATTACACTATGAGTGCTAAGCACGCTTTGACATTCTTGTAGAACCCAAATGTAATCTGATTTTTGTAAGTAGTTTAGAACAAGTAGTTAATATCGTAAGTCAAATATTCACTTCCACTtaattttcaaatattctttggtatctgacaaataaactttgcttAATCATGGTAACAAAGCTACTCTAATAAAGCACCTGTCTGTATCTTtgtgtatctatatatctctTAGAGGTTTATCCTAACAAGGGATGCTCTAAAGAAACACCCATCAGTATGAGAAATGAGGTAGTAACAGCACTTCTTATGCTGTAAAGGTAAACCGAGAGGCGATTATCGCTAgtattgatatttattataaaagCGCTCCCTCGTGTGGTGTACCTGAGTAGCCGTGCGTTCTAACCGCTCACCTTCAAGCGCTCAAGTCAAGCTTGAGTGAACGTTAGTTACGCCAATAATAGCAGGGATCGTGACGTTTGATGAATGCCACAGCCAATAACAACTCACATCGCAGAAATGGGCGGGCTTCCAGCCATTACGGACGCAAGCGTTGTTGTTGGAAGAAGAAGTCGATTCAAGAAGCCATTACGTTGCGCAGTTCAATCAAGAAAAACTTACTATTTTTACGTATTCTACGCAATTTTAGACTTTTCTCAAGTCCTATTTAAAATACAATGGCATCCCAggccaaaaagagaaaaatgaatttcTCGGAAAGAGAAGTTGAAATAATCGTGGAGGAGatggaaaagcaaaaacacattttggtGAACCACTTCAACGCCGGCGTCACGCACATCACTAAGAACAACGCGTGGACAGAGATCCTGAAACGCGTCAACGCAGTCACCAACTGCCAGCGCGAATTGGCCGAGGTGAAAAAGAAATGGTCCGATTTAAAGACCGAGGTGCGTCGGAAGGTGGCCCAGGCCCGTGCGGCGATGGAAGGCACCGGGGACTGCGCCACGGTTCCCGTCATCCTTACCGCCATGCAGCAGCGAATCTGCAACCTGCTGGGAGAGGCTACCATCATCAGCCTGTCCGCCGGGGAGGCTGGCGAGGCTGGAGCGGAGATCGCGGTGCCCGTACCCATTAGCGCGGCCACCACGGTCACACTGGCGCAGAGTAAGTCAGTGGCGTGAGAAACAATGCGCCCACGTTTAACACTCGAGTAACCTAATACTGTATATAGTAGAAATTGTGGTGGATCAGATAAGAACTTCCAGACGAACGGGGCGTTTCTGACAGAGGACCTTCATTAGATGTGCAATCAAAGTACAtttgttctaaaaaaaaaaaaagaaaagaaaaaaagaaaccagaacaaaacaaaacaaaaacccccccAGACAACTCAAAATAAACTGGTAAGGGTAGCCGATGATGTGCACCCATACATTACAGGAATTCAGTATAGTAGCAAGggataaacaacaaaacagagtGAAAACTATtgaaaatataagaaataaatatacaatgcTTTATTCCTCTGTTTAATAGGTATTCAGTCAGCACCTGGTACAACTTGTGAAATAAAAACTCTAGAAGGTAATCCTTTTTATGCCATAATTTCTGCCTATGATGTATGATATAGACATAGATACAGTTATATTGGTATTTTTTACTGACACAAATTACTATAGGGCTAGATTTCTCTGTTCAGAAATCCAGCATTTCTAATTTAATAgtttatgtgcttgtgtgtctctgtgtgttacaGCAGCAGAGACCACCTACCACACGCTCGAAGAGGGGATGGTGGAATACTGCACCACGGAGACCCCCGTCACCGTGACAACGGAAGCGCCCGTGGAGATGTTGGCGGCGCAGCCAGAGTGCTCGGTGAAACCGCAGGAGCTGAAGAGCCGCATCGCCCTCAACTCGGCCAAGCTTCTGCAGGAGCAGCGCATCACAAACCTGCACGTGCGCGAGATCGCCCAGCACCTGGAGAACCAGAATGACCTACTCCAGATGATCCGCCGCTCGCAGGAGGCCCAGGCCTGCGCCCAAGAGAGACAGGCTCAAGCCCTGGAGGGCACGCAGGCCGCCCTGCTGGCCCTCATCCAGATGTTCAGGCCTGCACTGAAAGACTTGAGGAAGTTCCTGCAAAATGCGAACAGCGCGAGCATGGGGGTCACTGCAGAGACTGGGGAAGGGGCGGCCAGTGTGCCACAGCAAGCCGAAGATGGGCAGTAGGCCCAGTAAGGGGAGTGGACGGAGTGAGTCTGTGTCTAGGTTTGCTGGAGTATGAAGAGTGTGGAAGAAATTGTTGTAAATTATGCTGTCCCTAAGATTATACTGTATGTTATGCAAGTACATAGTGCCTCAAAcggtttgtgtctgtgtggacaGGTGTGGacgtatgtgtggatgtgtaatGAAtttagtttgttgttgttttaagtaTAATTTTATGCAAGTGGCCAAGGTGCATTCAATTTCAAACTACCACTTTG
This window encodes:
- the naif1 gene encoding nuclear apoptosis-inducing factor 1 isoform X3 gives rise to the protein MASQAKKRKMNFSEREVEIIVEEMEKQKHILVNHFNAGVTHITKNNAWTEILKRVNAVTNCQRELAEVKKKWSDLKTEVRRKVAQARAAMEGTGDCATVPVILTAMQQRICNLLGEATIISLSAGEAGEAGAEIAVPVPISAATTVTLAQTAETTYHTLEEGMVEYCTTETPVTVTTEAPVEMLAAQPECSVKPQELKSRIALNSAKLLQEQRITNLHVREIAQHLENQNDLLQMIRRSQEAQACAQERQAQALEGTQAALLALIQMFRPALKDLRKFLQNANSASMGVTAETGEGAASVPQQAEDGQ
- the naif1 gene encoding nuclear apoptosis-inducing factor 1 isoform X2, yielding MASQAKKRKMNFSEREVEIIVEEMEKQKHILVNHFNAGVTHITKNNAWTEILKRVNAVTNCQRELAEVKKKWSDLKTEVRRKVAQARAAMEGTGDCATVPVILTAMQQRICNLLGEATIISLSAGEAGEAGAEIAVPVPISAATTVTLAQSIQSAPGTTCEIKTLEAETTYHTLEEGMVEYCTTETPVTVTTEAPVEMLAAQPECSVKPQELKSRIALNSAKLLQEQRITNLHVREIAQHLENQNDLLQMIRRSQEAQACAQERQAQALEGTQAALLALIQMFRPALKDLRKFLQNANSASMGVTAETGEGAASVPQQAEDGQ
- the naif1 gene encoding nuclear apoptosis-inducing factor 1 isoform X1, with protein sequence MASQAKKRKMNFSEREVEIIVEEMEKQKHILVNHFNAGVTHITKNNAWTEILKRVNAVTNCQRELAEVKKKWSDLKTEVRRKVAQARAAMEGTGDCATVPVILTAMQQRICNLLGEATIISLSAGEAGEAGAEIAVPVPISAATTVTLAQSIQSAPGTTCEIKTLEAAETTYHTLEEGMVEYCTTETPVTVTTEAPVEMLAAQPECSVKPQELKSRIALNSAKLLQEQRITNLHVREIAQHLENQNDLLQMIRRSQEAQACAQERQAQALEGTQAALLALIQMFRPALKDLRKFLQNANSASMGVTAETGEGAASVPQQAEDGQ